A window from Pangasianodon hypophthalmus isolate fPanHyp1 chromosome 4, fPanHyp1.pri, whole genome shotgun sequence encodes these proteins:
- the LOC128318105 gene encoding uncharacterized protein LOC128318105, with amino-acid sequence MKEKDRVFLMDAPLAPSGLFGDTVSSVVDRYQEARTQAVAFQRFLPRRSLALGAAGWEQPPPCASSSYQEAQKQSSGPGSSKCPWEIDLPTLPPMVLQGAAVSCEHSSKSPPGNVAVLGGLLPLRSSPEQLVRPSSAGPPLQGTELAALVTPEREATESIRFSTASFLRDSSHFGGSRAGSVQRSTYLGVVWDSTSMQVHLSPARINPHSSRESKRRLVTHCEVVPETAGLAHQILEWSQGKLLSLRAVYIPGHLNMGADALSRQGPKPGEWRLHPDVVKQIWRVFGQAQVDLFATQETSHCPLWFSLTHPAPLGLDAMVQTWPRLRLYAFSAFFLERVRRDGVHLLLVAPFWSMVLGPDFPSRRLSMGDSRQEGSPLTGGGRHLPPPPGVVEAVSVASEGAQLVASGLSAEVVETILQSRTPSSRKLYALRWKLFTSWCEDRRLDPVNSPVGTVLEFLQARLSAGLTHSTLKVYVAAIAAYHAPHGGQSVGRHPLDTHFLRGALRLRPPVRSRVPPWDLAVVLEALCKPPFEPIEGISDRLLAIKTAFLLAISSLKRVGDLQALSVAPSYLDFAPGLAKAFLYPRVGYVPKIPSSTPWPVVLQAFCPPPFREPDQRRLNCMCPLRALNAYIHRAALWRRADQLFVCFGPPKRGLPATRQTLSRWIVDAICLAYESSDLPSPLGVKAHSTRSVAASKAFLAGVSMQNICNAAGRSTPLTFTRFYGLDMRATPGSSVLLP; translated from the exons atgaaagagaaggacagggtcttCCTCATGGATGCCCCGCTTGCGCCTTCTGGCCTGTTCGGCGACACCGTCAGTTCCGTCGTCGACAGGTACCAGGAGGCTCGTACACAAGCGGTGGCGTTCCAGCGGTTTCTCCCTCGCCGCTCTCTAGCTCTTGGGGCTGCTGGGTGGgagcagccccctccgtgtgcCAGCTCCTCATACCAGGAGGCGCAAAAACAGAGCTCTGGGCCGGGGTCTTCTAAG tgcccTTGGGAGATCgacctgccaaccctgccacccatggtgcttcagggcgcagcggtctcctgTGAGCACTCCTCTAAGTCTCCGCCCGGGAACGTAGCGGTACTGGGAGGCTTGCTACCTCTTCGGAGCTCTCCAGAGCAGCTAGTTCGGCCATCCTCTGCTGGTCCACCACTTCAGGGCACCGAGCTAGCCGCTCTcgttacaccagag agagaggctactGAATCCATTCGGTTCTCCACCGCCTCATTTTTGCGGGATTCTTCCCACTTTGGTGGGTCCCGggcaggctctg tacagagatCCACTTATCTGGGcgtggtgtgggattcgacctcGATGCAGGTAcatctgtctcctgctcggatcaaTCCTCACAGCAGTCGCGAGAGTAAGAGAAGGCTGGTCACTCACTGTGAAGTggttccagaaactgctgg gctggcgcaccAGATCCTTGAAtggtcccaggggaaactcctctcACTAAGAGCAGTTTACATCCCTGGAcatctcaatatgggagcagacgccctgtcgaggcagggtcCGAAGCCCGGGGAGTGGAGGCTCCACCCCGATGTGGTGAAGCAGATATGGAGAGTATTTGGCCAGGCTCAGGTGGATTTGTTTGCGACTCAGGAGAcatcgcactgtcccctctggttctctctgactcatccagctcctctcggACTGGATGCTATGGTACAGACTTGGCCGAGGCTGCGTTTGTATgccttttctgccttttttctgGAGAGGGTGCGCCGGGATGGGGTCCATCTGTtgctagtagccccgttctggagtatggttctcggacctgatttcccttctcgacggctctccatgggagattcccgtcaggagggatctcctctcacaggcggggggcgcCATCTTccacccccgcccggagttgtggaagctgtgagtgtggcctctgagggggcacaactcgtagcttccggtctctcagccgaggttgttgagaccattctcCAATCCAGAACTCCCTCatcgaggaaactgtacgccttgaggtggaaacttttcacttcctggtgcgaaGACCGCCGGCTCGACCCAGTTAActccccagttggtacagtgctggagttcctgcaggcccgTTTGTCCGCAGGGTTGACCCACTCTACCTTGAAGGTGTATGTGGCGGCCATTGCAGCCTACCACGCCCCTCACGGTGGTCAGTCTGTGGGCAGACACCCCCTGGATACAcatttcctccgcggtgcgctgaggctcAGGCCTCCGGTGCGATCTCGTGTCCCTCCGTGGGACCTGGCTGTGGTGttagaggctctctgtaaaCCCCCTTTTGAGCCTATAGAGGGGATTTCTGATCGTCTTCTCGCTATAAAGACTGCCTTTCTtctggcaatttcctctcttaagAGAGTTGGGGATCTacaggccctctcggtggcccccTCTTATTTAGACTTTGCTCCCGGTCTGGCCAAAGCGTTTCTCTATCCTCGAGTAGGTTATGTACCTAAAATTCCCTCCTCTACACCATGGCCGGTCGTActccaggccttctgtcctcctccctttcgggaGCCCGACCAGCGGAGGCTTAACTGTATGTGTCCATTGCGAGCACTGAACGCATAcatccacagagctgccctgtggagaaggGCGGAccaattgtttgtgtgttttggtccccctaagaggggtctTCCTGCTACTAGACAGACCCTCAGTCGGTGGATCGTGGATGCCATCTGTCTGGCCTATGAGTCTTCTGATCTCCCCTCGCccttgggggtcaaggctcactctaccagAAGCGTGGCGGCCTCCAAGGCCTTTTTGGCAGGTGTATCCATGCAGAACATCTGCAATGCTGCTGGtcggtccacgcccctgacgttCACTAGGTTCTATGGCCTCGAtatgcgagccactcccggctcttCTGTTCTCTTGCCCTAG